AAAAAGGGTATTCTGTTGCTGAATACATCCAGACCGTATGCAGACCATATTCGGGCGCATTGGCTAATGTCCGCTTTGCCGGTCCCTGCAACTGCCAGTCATAGGTGGTGCCCCCAATGGTATCAACCCTGCCGACATACAAAGAGTTGGCACCAAGACCTAAGACCATTACTATCATCAAAAGAGCCAACCTTCTCATTCTAACCTCCTTTAATTATTTAGCTCTTTTGCTTCCACCCTCCTGTAACCAAACCACGAACCCCGATTAATCATTCTGACAGAACAATTATAATAAATTTTATAAATTTGTCAAGGAGAAAGTAGGGCTATTTCATCGCCTCGGCTTTGGCAAAGGAGCGGTCAAGCCTGAACTCAGAAATGTCAATGGACGATTTACCGGTAGTAATCAACTCTGCCATCAAATAGCCTAAAGCCGGACCAAACATAAAACCGTGTCCGCTCATCCCGGCAGCAACATAAAACCCCTCAACCGGTGTCCTGCCGCAAATCGGATTGCCATCAGGACTCATCTCATACGAACCCGCCCATTGCCTTAAGACCTTGACCGACGCCAGTTTTGGTAAGAGGCGCACCATCCTCCTCGGCATCTCGGTAATGAACTCATCAGAAGCGTCAATCCGGTCTCCAGGGACAATGGGCACCGGTGTATAGCAGCCGATAAAATGACCTGTTTTATAATGCTGGACAAAGTAGCAGCCATCAGACCGGTAATCAACCAACATTGGCTCCAGACAACGCTCAACCGCCTCGGTAACCAGCGCCTCATGTCTATCAGGCTTTACCGGCAAAAAGACACCAGCAAGTTGAGCAACACCCTCTGCCCAGGGTCCGGCAGCGTTCAGGACAACCGGTGCATAAAACTCATCACCAGTTTGAGTGACCACCGAAACAACCTTATCACCCTGAATATTTATCCTCTTCACCTCGGAGTCTGTAATAACCTTTGAGCCTAAGCGCTCCATCCCCTTAAGATAGCCGTATGTTACCTTGAAAGGGTTTGCCTGTCCATCAGTTGGACACCAGGCACCTCCTAAAAGCCCCTCCTGGTTCAAACCGGGCACAATCCGGGCGCATTCATCAGGTGATATAAAATCTACCTTTAAACCATATCTTCTTTGTATTTCAATAGCCTGCAGAAATGATTTCTTGCGCTCCTCATCAAAGGCGAGGAAAAGATACCCACCCGCATACCATTCAATGTCCTCACCCAACTCGCTATCAAGTTCCATAAACATCTTGATGCTCTTGAGCATAACCCTGATGGTCAAATCATGGGTGAACTGGGCGCGAATCCCACCGATACATCTACCGGTTGAACCTGCACAGGGAAAATTCCTTTC
This window of the candidate division WOR-3 bacterium genome carries:
- a CDS encoding FAD-binding oxidoreductase gives rise to the protein MKKRTADAIVIGGGIIGAATGYYLAKQGLKVILLERNFPCAGSTGRCIGGIRAQFTHDLTIRVMLKSIKMFMELDSELGEDIEWYAGGYLFLAFDEERKKSFLQAIEIQRRYGLKVDFISPDECARIVPGLNQEGLLGGAWCPTDGQANPFKVTYGYLKGMERLGSKVITDSEVKRINIQGDKVVSVVTQTGDEFYAPVVLNAAGPWAEGVAQLAGVFLPVKPDRHEALVTEAVERCLEPMLVDYRSDGCYFVQHYKTGHFIGCYTPVPIVPGDRIDASDEFITEMPRRMVRLLPKLASVKVLRQWAGSYEMSPDGNPICGRTPVEGFYVAAGMSGHGFMFGPALGYLMAELITTGKSSIDISEFRLDRSFAKAEAMK